The proteins below come from a single Sander vitreus isolate 19-12246 chromosome 15, sanVit1, whole genome shotgun sequence genomic window:
- the slc2a6 gene encoding solute carrier family 2, facilitated glucose transporter member 6 isoform X1: MDEETSLLNRRPTSSESRISNSKLFLAVFSAVLGNFSFGYSLVYSSPVLPKLKSPDADPRLRMDTEQAAWFGSIYTLGAAAGGLGAMLLNDLIGRKLSIMMSAVPLTIGYMLMGGAVDLWMLHVGRFLTGVAGGMTAASIPVYISEISHKAVRGAMGSCPQITAVFGALALYAMGLVVPWRWLAVAGEVPAVLMVVLLAFMPSSPRRLLAQGREQQAERALRWLRGKHYNTNIELSAIQHSINTQGKVTWSQLATPVYYRPIIISVVMRFLQQMTGITPILVYLEPIFSQSKVSLEPRYDAAIVGVVRLFSVAVAASLMDRAGRKALLYTSSLLMFLSSLTLTIISHTTPCPPGPAPPNHTMSWDYSSQNAIGNTLDASHQTAGGLIPLISTMVFIFGYAMGWGPITWLLMSEVLPLAARGVASGLCVTVSWLTAFMLTHAFTHLVDRYGLYVPYLCFTVVCVLCLLFNAVCIPETRGRSLEEIENYFRTGRTFTINRSNSTAQSS; the protein is encoded by the exons ATGGATGAAGAGACTTCTCTGCTGAACAGAAGACCAACATCATCTGAATCCAGG ATCAGTAACTCCAAACTGTTCCTGGCCGTCTTCTCGGCCGTCTTGGGGAACTTCAGTTTCGGTTACTCCCTGGTCTACTCATCCCCGGTCTTGCCGAAGCTCAAGAGCCCCGATGCAGACCCTCGGCTCAGGATGGACACGGAGCAGGCTGCCTGGTTCGGCTCCATCTACACACTGGGTGCAGCGGCCGGAGGATTGGGGGCCATGCTGCTAAACGACCTGATTGGACGGAAGCTGAGCATCATGATGTCAGCAGTGCCGTTGACTATCGG atACATGCTGATGGGAGGGGCTGTTGACTTGTGGATGCTCCATGTGGGCCGTTTCCTCACAGGCGTTGCCGGGGGGATGACCGCAGCATCCATTCCT GTGTACATCTCAGAGATCTCCCACAAAGCAGTGAGAGGAGCTATGGGCTCCTGCCCTCAGATCACTGCTGTGTTTGGGGCCCTGGCGCTCTACGCCATGG GTCTGGTGGTACCGTGGCGGTGGCTGGCAGTGGCGGGGGAGGTGCCAGCTGTGTTGATGGTTGTGCTGCTGGCGTTCATGCCCAGCTCCCCCAGGAGGCTCCTCGCTCAGGGCAGagagcagcaggctgagagggcCCTCCGCTGGCTAAGGGGaaaacactacaacacaaacattgaGCTCAGTGCCATACAG CACAGCATCAACACGCAGGGTAAAGTCACATGGTCGCAGCTGGCCACACCCGTCTACTACCGGCCAATCATCATCTCAGTGGTGATGCGTTTCCTGCAGCAAATGACGGGCATCACGCCCATCCTGGTCTACCTGGAGCCCATCTTTTCCCAAAGCAAAGTTTCCCTGGAGCCCAG gTATGATGCTGCCATTGTAGGTGTGGTCCGCCTATTTTCTGTTGCCGTGGCAGCCAGTTTAATGGACAGGGCGGGACGCAAAGCCCTGCTGTACACGTCAAGCCTGTTGATGTTCCTGTCCTCTCTGACTCTGACAATAATCTCCCACACCACACCTTGCCCTCCAGGCCCCGCCCCTCCTAATCACACCATGAGTTGGGACTACAGCTCCCAAAATGCCATTGGAAACACTTTGGATGCCAGCCACCAAACTGCAGGAGGCCTCATTCCTCTCATCAGCACCATGGTGTTTATATTTG GATACGCCATGGGATGGGGCCCAATCACATGGTTGCTGATGTCAGAGGTGTTGCCGCTGGCTGCCAGGGGCGTTGCTTCgggtctgtgtgtgactgtcagCTGGTTGACGGCCTTCATGCTCACGCACGCCTTCACACACCTGGTGGACAGGTACGGCCTGTACGTGCCCTACCTGTGTTTTACGgtggtgtgtgtgctgtgtctgctGTTCAACGCAGTGTGCATCCCAGAGACTCGCGGCCGCTCACTGGAAGAAATAGAGAACTATTTCAGGACAGGACGTACGTTCACCATCAACAGGAGTAATTCCACTGCACAGTCAAGCTGA
- the slc2a6 gene encoding solute carrier family 2, facilitated glucose transporter member 6 isoform X2 — MDTEQAAWFGSIYTLGAAAGGLGAMLLNDLIGRKLSIMMSAVPLTIGYMLMGGAVDLWMLHVGRFLTGVAGGMTAASIPVYISEISHKAVRGAMGSCPQITAVFGALALYAMGLVVPWRWLAVAGEVPAVLMVVLLAFMPSSPRRLLAQGREQQAERALRWLRGKHYNTNIELSAIQHSINTQGKVTWSQLATPVYYRPIIISVVMRFLQQMTGITPILVYLEPIFSQSKVSLEPRYDAAIVGVVRLFSVAVAASLMDRAGRKALLYTSSLLMFLSSLTLTIISHTTPCPPGPAPPNHTMSWDYSSQNAIGNTLDASHQTAGGLIPLISTMVFIFGYAMGWGPITWLLMSEVLPLAARGVASGLCVTVSWLTAFMLTHAFTHLVDRYGLYVPYLCFTVVCVLCLLFNAVCIPETRGRSLEEIENYFRTGRTFTINRSNSTAQSS, encoded by the exons ATGGACACGGAGCAGGCTGCCTGGTTCGGCTCCATCTACACACTGGGTGCAGCGGCCGGAGGATTGGGGGCCATGCTGCTAAACGACCTGATTGGACGGAAGCTGAGCATCATGATGTCAGCAGTGCCGTTGACTATCGG atACATGCTGATGGGAGGGGCTGTTGACTTGTGGATGCTCCATGTGGGCCGTTTCCTCACAGGCGTTGCCGGGGGGATGACCGCAGCATCCATTCCT GTGTACATCTCAGAGATCTCCCACAAAGCAGTGAGAGGAGCTATGGGCTCCTGCCCTCAGATCACTGCTGTGTTTGGGGCCCTGGCGCTCTACGCCATGG GTCTGGTGGTACCGTGGCGGTGGCTGGCAGTGGCGGGGGAGGTGCCAGCTGTGTTGATGGTTGTGCTGCTGGCGTTCATGCCCAGCTCCCCCAGGAGGCTCCTCGCTCAGGGCAGagagcagcaggctgagagggcCCTCCGCTGGCTAAGGGGaaaacactacaacacaaacattgaGCTCAGTGCCATACAG CACAGCATCAACACGCAGGGTAAAGTCACATGGTCGCAGCTGGCCACACCCGTCTACTACCGGCCAATCATCATCTCAGTGGTGATGCGTTTCCTGCAGCAAATGACGGGCATCACGCCCATCCTGGTCTACCTGGAGCCCATCTTTTCCCAAAGCAAAGTTTCCCTGGAGCCCAG gTATGATGCTGCCATTGTAGGTGTGGTCCGCCTATTTTCTGTTGCCGTGGCAGCCAGTTTAATGGACAGGGCGGGACGCAAAGCCCTGCTGTACACGTCAAGCCTGTTGATGTTCCTGTCCTCTCTGACTCTGACAATAATCTCCCACACCACACCTTGCCCTCCAGGCCCCGCCCCTCCTAATCACACCATGAGTTGGGACTACAGCTCCCAAAATGCCATTGGAAACACTTTGGATGCCAGCCACCAAACTGCAGGAGGCCTCATTCCTCTCATCAGCACCATGGTGTTTATATTTG GATACGCCATGGGATGGGGCCCAATCACATGGTTGCTGATGTCAGAGGTGTTGCCGCTGGCTGCCAGGGGCGTTGCTTCgggtctgtgtgtgactgtcagCTGGTTGACGGCCTTCATGCTCACGCACGCCTTCACACACCTGGTGGACAGGTACGGCCTGTACGTGCCCTACCTGTGTTTTACGgtggtgtgtgtgctgtgtctgctGTTCAACGCAGTGTGCATCCCAGAGACTCGCGGCCGCTCACTGGAAGAAATAGAGAACTATTTCAGGACAGGACGTACGTTCACCATCAACAGGAGTAATTCCACTGCACAGTCAAGCTGA
- the ptx4 gene encoding uncharacterized protein ptx4, with the protein MDSLRPGHWPLIMVHMLLLQIQPIKVQGVDPVSQKLRRLNEQFQQFQALTQARLNMLAQNQNRNSSGGLESRVQALSDHWQHMSQDLEHLKQSTTQEIGGLREWSRKLDKKSKRMEARLALMERNLRENRRHAQKQKPDPGHDFSNLTLELQSQEERLAALQAQRDELLIGLKGLQESLKNQALRVTRLEGRLGEVLQQNGGGKTRRLWRVGDPLDPDITPQEYYEPRGRSQAHRRGRPERILDTQPRSEGIGYSQTDNHSRSTAQNRNHPQPNQYQATPNQPKHSKTQKPRPKPESYPQTQVQYPKPQPTDYLPQPNPYHPQSQIQVQAQTKPYPIQQEQLKHRQTVPYPYAQIQTQVQQRSKPQLYRHPQVHNPSHPSWPQPLPHASTHPEPTKDRQSRTGQGAPQPQASDDLPQPQSESYQPRVSGWGGAEEEESDTNVESSVIHNFLQLPVRHKIPARPVPKKDATICNVDSMLFFPSASAENYVTFSQTLPDLPELSVCLWLRVEASHVGTLLSYATDDNDNQLVLYGRNSSASSASFSASSSSSQASYASSSSSSLDFVIGDPVYRRLPASPLLDARWHHICVLWSSIQGHFWHYSDRRLTSSGSNFRKGWEIPGGGSVVLGQEQDTVGGGFDPAEGFAGQVAGFRVWSRVLSPSEVEGVAEGRGVPRGVVLGMEDIKEVHGEVQQVACECLEYCV; encoded by the exons ATGGACAGCCTCCGGCCCGGACACTGGCCCCTGATCATGGTCCATATGCTTCTGCTGCAAATTCAGCCCATTAAGGTGCAGGGAGTTGATCCTGTGTCCCAGAAACTACGACGACTCAATGAACAG TTCCAGCAGTTCCAGGCGCTGACCCAGGCCCGTTTGAACATGTTGGCCCAGAACCAGAACAGAAACTCCTCGGGGGGGCTGGAGAGCCGTGTTCAGGCCCTGAGTGACCACTGGCAACACATGTCACAGGACCTCGAACACCTCAAGCAGAGCACAACGCAGGAGATAGGGGGTCTCAG AGAGTGGAGTAGGAAGCTCGATAAGAAAAGTAAGCGAATGGAGGCTCGTCTGGCTTTGATGGAGAGGAACCTGAGGGAAAACCGCCGCCACGCCCAGAAACAGAAGCCTGATCCTGGCCATGATTTCTCCAACCTCACCCTGGAGCTCCAGAGCCAAGAAGAAAGGCTGGCTGCCCTGCAGGCCCAGCGTGACGAGCTGCTCATTGGGCTGAAAGGGTTGCAGGAATCCCTGAAAAACCAGGCACTGCGTGTGACTCGGCTGGAGGGCCGGCTTGGTGAGGTCCTGCAGCAGAATGGAGGAGGGAAAACCAGACGGTTGTGGAGGGTGGGAGACCCCCTCGACCCCGACATAACACCTCAGGAATACTATGAACCACGCGGGAGAAGCCAGGCACATAGAAGAGGGAGGCCTGAAAGGATTCTGGATACCCAACCCAGATCAGAAGGTATTGGCTATTCCCAGACTGATAATCATTCACGGTCCACAGCTCAGAACAGAAACCATCCACAGCCCAATCAATACCAGGCAACACCAAACCAGCCTAAACATTCAAAGACCCAGAAGCCAAGACCTAAACCAGAATCTTATCCACAGACACAAGTCCAGTATCCTAAACCCCAGCCTACAGATTACCTGCCTCAGCCTAACCCTTATCATCCCCAGTCACAGATCCAGGTGCAGGCCCAGACAAAGCCTTACCCGATCCAGCAGGAGCAGCTTAAGCATCGCCAGACTGTGCCTTATCCTTATGCCCAGATCCAGACCCAGGTCCAGCAACGATCCAAGCCTCAGTTATATCGTCACCCCCAGGTACACAACCCCAGTCACCCCTCTTGGCCACAGCCCCTACCCCATGCTTCAACCCACCCTGAACCCaccaaagacagacagagcaggACCGGTCAGGGAGCGCCACAGCCCCAGGCTTCAGATGATCTCCCTCAGCCCCAGTCTGAGTCTTATCAGCCCAGGGTGAGCGGGTGGGGtggagcagaggaggaagaaagtgacacaaatgtagAGTCTTCAGTAATTCACAACTTCCTCCAGCTTCCTGTAAGGCACAAGATCCCTGCACGACCAGTTCCCAAAAAGGATGCAACCA tCTGTAACGTGGACTCCATGCTGTTCTTCCCCTCGGCCTCAGCAGAGAACTATGTCACCTTCTCCCAGACTCTCCCGGACCTTCCtgaactgtctgtgtgtttgtggctcCGTGTGGAGGCCTCACATGTCGGCACACTGCTCTCTTATGCCACAGACGACAACGACAACCAGTTAGTTCTGTATGGACGCAACTCCTCTGCATCATCTGCATCCTTCTCTGCTTCTTCATCATCCTCCCAAGCTTCATacgcctcctcttcctcttcctcgctGGACTTTGTCATTGGAGACCCTGTATATCGTCGTCTCCCTGCGTCGCCGCTCCTGGATGCTCGCTGGCACCATATCTGCGTCCTCTGGTCCTCCATCCAGGGTCATTTCTGGCACTACAGTGACCGCCGCCTCACCTCCTCAGGCTCCAACTTCAGGAAGGGCTGGGAGATTCCTGGAGGTGGATCAGTGGTGCTGGGGCAGGAGCAGGACACTGTTGGTGGGGGGTTTGACCCTGCAGAGGGTTTTGCTGGGCAGGTGGCAGGGTTCAGGGTGTGGAGCCGGGTGTTAAGTCCTTCAGAAGTGGAAGGGGTGGCAGAAGGAAGAGGTGTGCCCAGAGGGGTGGTGCTTGGCATGGAGGACATAAAGGAGGTACATGGGGAGGTGCAGCAGGTGGCATGTGAATGTTTAGAGTACTGTGTGTGA
- the clcn7 gene encoding H(+)/Cl(-) exchange transporter 7 isoform X2 — MANIAKKVSWSSRAEESGVAGERTPLFNGSEQPRLSRQDSLRGRPKEIPHNEKLLSLKYESLDYDNIENQLFLEEERRMSYMGFRCLEISRWVVCGLIGFLTGLIACFIDIAVEELAGFKYQVVKQNIEKFTEVGGLSISLILWAVLNSSIVMLGAIIVAFFEPIAAGSGIPQIKCYLNGVKIPRVVRLKTLMVKVCGVICSVVGGLAVGKEGPMIHSGAVVAAGVSQGRSTSLKRDFKIFEYFRRDTEKRDFVSAGAAAGVSAAFGAPVGGVLFALEEGASFWNQMLTWRIFFASMISTFTLNFFLSIYHKKTGDLSNPGLINFGRFESDSVAYNLYEIPLFIIMGAIGGLLGALFNVLNYWLTIFRIRYVHRPCLQVMEAMLVAAVTATVSFTMIYFSNDCQPLGPEHTEEYPLQLFCADGEYNSMATAFFNTPERSVRSLFHNQPGTYNPLTLGLFTLTYFFLACWTYGLAVSAGVFIPSLLIGAAWGRLFGILLASITSNGSIWADPGKYALIGAAAQLGGIVRMTLSLTVIMVEATGNVTYGLPIMLVLMTAKIVGDYFVEGLYDIHIKLQSVPFLHLEAPATSHWLTAREVMGSPVTCLNRIEKVGTIVDILSNTSTNHNGFPVVVQVTGGDEPAKLCGLILRSQLIVLLKHKVFVELARSRLTQRKLQLKDFRDAYPRFPPIQSIHVSQDERECMMDLTEFMNATPYTVPQETSLPRVFKLFRALGLRHLVVVDDENRVVGLVTRKDLARYHLGKHGLEELQVAQT, encoded by the exons ATGGCAAATATCGCAAAGAAAGTGTCGTGGTCTAGCCGGGCCGAGGAGTCCGGGGTAGCCGGGGAGAGGACACCGCTGTTCAACGGCTCCGAGCAGCCCAGACTCTCCAGACAG GACTCTCTGAGGGGGCGACCTAAAGAGATCCCTCATAATGAGAAGCTGCTGTCGCTTAAATATGAG AGTCTGGACTATGATAACATTGAGAATCAGCTATTTTtggaggaggaaaggaggatGAGTTACATG GGTTTCCGCTGTCTGGAGATCAGTCGCTGGGTGGTCTGTGGTCTAATTGGCTTTCTGACCGGCCTCATCGCCTGTTTTATAGACATCGCGGTGGAGGAACTGGCTGGGTTCAAATACCAAGTGGTCAAACAGA ACATAGAGAAGTTTACAGAGGTGGGCGGCCTGTCgatctccctcatcctctgggCCGTCCTCAACTCCTCCATTGTCATGTTGGGGGCCATCATAGTTGCATTTTTCGAG CCCATAGCAGCAGGAAGTGGTATTCCTCAAATAAAATGTTACCTAAATGGAGTCAAGATTCCCAGGGTGGTACGACTCAAG ACACTGATGGTCAAAGTGTGTGGTGTTATCTGTTCAGTGGTTGGCGGTCTCGCTGTaggaaag GAAGGGCCCATGATTCACTCTGGTGCTGTTGTAGCTGCAGGAGTGTCACAGGGCAGGAGCACCTCCTTAAAGAGAGActtcaag aTCTTTGAATACTTCCggagagacacagaaaaaaGGGACTTTGTGTCTGCTGGTGCTGCTGCCGGAGTTTCAGCTGCTTTTGGAGCACCAGTCG GTGGCGTTCTGTTCGCTCTAGAGGAGGGAGCTTCTTTCTGGAACCAGATGTTGACGTGGAGGATA TTTTTTGCCTCCATGATCTCTACCTTCACCCTGAACTTCTTCCTCAGTATCTATCATAAAAAAACAGGAGACCTTTCCAACCCGGGTCTCATCAACTTTGGGCGCTTTGAGAGTGAT AGTGTGGCCTATAACCTCTATGAGATTCCCTTGTTCATCATTATGGGAGCTATAG GTGGATTGCTGGGAGCTCTGTTCAACGTGCTCAACTACTGGCTGACCATCTTCAGGATCAG ATATGTTCATCGCCCTTGTTTACAAGTGATGGAGGCCATGTTGGTTGCTGCAGTGACCGCGACAGTATCGTTCACCATGATCTACTTCTCCAATGACTGTCAGCCTCTGGGGCCAGAGCACACTGAGGAGTACCccctgcag ttgttCTGTGCAGATGGGGAGTATAACTCCATGGCAACGGCCTTCTTCAACACTCCTGAGAGAAGTGTTCGTAGTCTCTTCCACAACCAGCCAG GAACCTACAATCCATTGACCCTGGGTTTGTTCACCCTGACTTATTTCTTCCTGGCGTGTTGGACCTATGGCCTGGCGGTGTCTGCTGGAGTCTTCATCCCATCTCTGCTCATAGGAGCAGCCTGGGGAAGATTGTTTGGAATACTGCTGGCCTCCATCACTTCCAATGGCtcg ATCTGGGCTGACCCTGGTAAATATGCCCTGATTGGAGCTGCAGCTCAGTTAG GTGGCATTGTGAGGATGACCCTCAGTTTGACTGTCATCATGGTGGAGGCTACAGGAAATGTCACATACGGTCTTCCCATCATGCTCGTCCTAATGACTGCCAAGATAGTAGGAGACTATTTTGTAGAG GGTCTGTATGATATCCACATCAAGCTGCAGAGCGTTCCCTTCCTGCACTTAGAGGCTCCCGCCACCTCCCACTGGTTGACCGCCAG AGAGGTGATGGGTTCCCCAGTCACCTGTCTGAACAGGATAGAGAAGGTGGGAACCATCGTGGACATCCTTAGCAACACGTCTACCAATCACAACGGCTTCCCAGTCGTCGTGCAGGTTACTGGTGGTGACGAG CCAGCGAAGCTCTGCGGCCTCATCCTCCGCTCTCAGCTCATTGTTCTTCTCAAGCACAAG GTGTTTGTGGAGTTGGCCCGGTCCCGGCTGACCCAGAGGAAGCTCCAGCTGAAGGACTTCAGGGACGCCTATCCCCGCTTTCCACCGATCCAGAGCATCCACGTCTCCCAGGACGAGAGGGAGTGTATGATGGACCTCACTGAGTTCATGAACGCAACACCTTACACTGTACCACAg GAAACCTCTCTGCCTCGTGTATTTAAGCTGTTCAGGGCGCTGGGACTCAGACACCTGGTGGTAGTGGATGATGAGAACAGg GTGGTTGGACTGGTGACAAGGAAAGACTTGGCCAGATATCACCTGGGAAAACACGGACTGGAGGAGCTTCAGGTGGCCCAgacataa
- the clcn7 gene encoding H(+)/Cl(-) exchange transporter 7 isoform X1, giving the protein MANIAKKVSWSSRAEESGVAGERTPLFNGSEQPRLSRQLSGGGSVFQIGRLSTVDLEEEITSDEDSLRGRPKEIPHNEKLLSLKYESLDYDNIENQLFLEEERRMSYMGFRCLEISRWVVCGLIGFLTGLIACFIDIAVEELAGFKYQVVKQNIEKFTEVGGLSISLILWAVLNSSIVMLGAIIVAFFEPIAAGSGIPQIKCYLNGVKIPRVVRLKTLMVKVCGVICSVVGGLAVGKEGPMIHSGAVVAAGVSQGRSTSLKRDFKIFEYFRRDTEKRDFVSAGAAAGVSAAFGAPVGGVLFALEEGASFWNQMLTWRIFFASMISTFTLNFFLSIYHKKTGDLSNPGLINFGRFESDSVAYNLYEIPLFIIMGAIGGLLGALFNVLNYWLTIFRIRYVHRPCLQVMEAMLVAAVTATVSFTMIYFSNDCQPLGPEHTEEYPLQLFCADGEYNSMATAFFNTPERSVRSLFHNQPGTYNPLTLGLFTLTYFFLACWTYGLAVSAGVFIPSLLIGAAWGRLFGILLASITSNGSIWADPGKYALIGAAAQLGGIVRMTLSLTVIMVEATGNVTYGLPIMLVLMTAKIVGDYFVEGLYDIHIKLQSVPFLHLEAPATSHWLTAREVMGSPVTCLNRIEKVGTIVDILSNTSTNHNGFPVVVQVTGGDEPAKLCGLILRSQLIVLLKHKVFVELARSRLTQRKLQLKDFRDAYPRFPPIQSIHVSQDERECMMDLTEFMNATPYTVPQETSLPRVFKLFRALGLRHLVVVDDENRVVGLVTRKDLARYHLGKHGLEELQVAQT; this is encoded by the exons ATGGCAAATATCGCAAAGAAAGTGTCGTGGTCTAGCCGGGCCGAGGAGTCCGGGGTAGCCGGGGAGAGGACACCGCTGTTCAACGGCTCCGAGCAGCCCAGACTCTCCAGACAG CTGTCTGGAGGAGGCAGTGTATTTCAGATAGGCAGACTCAGCACGGTGGATTTGGAGGAGGAGATTACGTCAGATGAG GACTCTCTGAGGGGGCGACCTAAAGAGATCCCTCATAATGAGAAGCTGCTGTCGCTTAAATATGAG AGTCTGGACTATGATAACATTGAGAATCAGCTATTTTtggaggaggaaaggaggatGAGTTACATG GGTTTCCGCTGTCTGGAGATCAGTCGCTGGGTGGTCTGTGGTCTAATTGGCTTTCTGACCGGCCTCATCGCCTGTTTTATAGACATCGCGGTGGAGGAACTGGCTGGGTTCAAATACCAAGTGGTCAAACAGA ACATAGAGAAGTTTACAGAGGTGGGCGGCCTGTCgatctccctcatcctctgggCCGTCCTCAACTCCTCCATTGTCATGTTGGGGGCCATCATAGTTGCATTTTTCGAG CCCATAGCAGCAGGAAGTGGTATTCCTCAAATAAAATGTTACCTAAATGGAGTCAAGATTCCCAGGGTGGTACGACTCAAG ACACTGATGGTCAAAGTGTGTGGTGTTATCTGTTCAGTGGTTGGCGGTCTCGCTGTaggaaag GAAGGGCCCATGATTCACTCTGGTGCTGTTGTAGCTGCAGGAGTGTCACAGGGCAGGAGCACCTCCTTAAAGAGAGActtcaag aTCTTTGAATACTTCCggagagacacagaaaaaaGGGACTTTGTGTCTGCTGGTGCTGCTGCCGGAGTTTCAGCTGCTTTTGGAGCACCAGTCG GTGGCGTTCTGTTCGCTCTAGAGGAGGGAGCTTCTTTCTGGAACCAGATGTTGACGTGGAGGATA TTTTTTGCCTCCATGATCTCTACCTTCACCCTGAACTTCTTCCTCAGTATCTATCATAAAAAAACAGGAGACCTTTCCAACCCGGGTCTCATCAACTTTGGGCGCTTTGAGAGTGAT AGTGTGGCCTATAACCTCTATGAGATTCCCTTGTTCATCATTATGGGAGCTATAG GTGGATTGCTGGGAGCTCTGTTCAACGTGCTCAACTACTGGCTGACCATCTTCAGGATCAG ATATGTTCATCGCCCTTGTTTACAAGTGATGGAGGCCATGTTGGTTGCTGCAGTGACCGCGACAGTATCGTTCACCATGATCTACTTCTCCAATGACTGTCAGCCTCTGGGGCCAGAGCACACTGAGGAGTACCccctgcag ttgttCTGTGCAGATGGGGAGTATAACTCCATGGCAACGGCCTTCTTCAACACTCCTGAGAGAAGTGTTCGTAGTCTCTTCCACAACCAGCCAG GAACCTACAATCCATTGACCCTGGGTTTGTTCACCCTGACTTATTTCTTCCTGGCGTGTTGGACCTATGGCCTGGCGGTGTCTGCTGGAGTCTTCATCCCATCTCTGCTCATAGGAGCAGCCTGGGGAAGATTGTTTGGAATACTGCTGGCCTCCATCACTTCCAATGGCtcg ATCTGGGCTGACCCTGGTAAATATGCCCTGATTGGAGCTGCAGCTCAGTTAG GTGGCATTGTGAGGATGACCCTCAGTTTGACTGTCATCATGGTGGAGGCTACAGGAAATGTCACATACGGTCTTCCCATCATGCTCGTCCTAATGACTGCCAAGATAGTAGGAGACTATTTTGTAGAG GGTCTGTATGATATCCACATCAAGCTGCAGAGCGTTCCCTTCCTGCACTTAGAGGCTCCCGCCACCTCCCACTGGTTGACCGCCAG AGAGGTGATGGGTTCCCCAGTCACCTGTCTGAACAGGATAGAGAAGGTGGGAACCATCGTGGACATCCTTAGCAACACGTCTACCAATCACAACGGCTTCCCAGTCGTCGTGCAGGTTACTGGTGGTGACGAG CCAGCGAAGCTCTGCGGCCTCATCCTCCGCTCTCAGCTCATTGTTCTTCTCAAGCACAAG GTGTTTGTGGAGTTGGCCCGGTCCCGGCTGACCCAGAGGAAGCTCCAGCTGAAGGACTTCAGGGACGCCTATCCCCGCTTTCCACCGATCCAGAGCATCCACGTCTCCCAGGACGAGAGGGAGTGTATGATGGACCTCACTGAGTTCATGAACGCAACACCTTACACTGTACCACAg GAAACCTCTCTGCCTCGTGTATTTAAGCTGTTCAGGGCGCTGGGACTCAGACACCTGGTGGTAGTGGATGATGAGAACAGg GTGGTTGGACTGGTGACAAGGAAAGACTTGGCCAGATATCACCTGGGAAAACACGGACTGGAGGAGCTTCAGGTGGCCCAgacataa